Within the Cydia pomonella isolate Wapato2018A chromosome 3, ilCydPomo1, whole genome shotgun sequence genome, the region GTATGTTATCGGATGCCATTAATAGACACCACTGCTAACTAGGTACTGTActttagacgaccggtctggcctagtgggtactgtgggtagtgaccctgcctgagAAGCCGATGgtcatgggttcgaatcccggtaagggcatttatttttgtgagtctgagtcatggatgttttttatgAACTCCTTATTAAAATTCCAAGAAAAAGGTAAAAATTTGCTTGTTCGGTATCAACAGGCGGTAAAAAATCGCGCCCTGATATTGGCAGTTTTTCCTCGTCATAAACATGCTGGTTACCATGGCATTTTCTCTAAACAGTATTTAATCGATTCTGCTTCGCTACACACTAAACATAATCATGGCTGGCAAAGGTAAAGGAAAGAAAAAGGAAAAGAAGGAAAAGGAAGAAGGAGATAGTAAGAAGGCTAAGAAAGGTGGCGGCAGAGGCAAGAAAGGCAAGAGTAAGGGGAGATGTAACGTGGATATGTTGACTGATGCGGCGATGGACAACGTGTACTATGGGTGCCACAACGTGCAGGAGCTGCTGCAGGCCAGGGGGTTCCATCCGCCGGACTTCaacaagaagaaaaagaagggCAAGAAGTAATGTTGTGTCGACTTATACCTATTCAGTTTTTATCGGAGGTTGAACAAAATCAACATTTGCTATTTGGTACGTAGGTTACGTAAAACGTGCGATAGTAAAGTTTAAACATAATAAGCGTTAGTATCTAATTCTTTGAATAATTACCAAggatttaaattaataatttacatcAATTGATCTTAAAGGGTGTTTTTCCATGTAAGCGATAAGGAAGTGGGGGCTTATACTTCCCCCAAAGGAAGgcagtaggtacttaatacaaCTCATGTGGTTATAAgtcataaaattgaatttaaaaagatttaaGAAAATGTAGATTACGATGTAGTGCATAatgttttccatcgtattttctcggaattTTTAAAATCCCGTTATTCCGATAGTAGGACTAAGAGAATTAGAGAAGTCCTTATAttccgatcaatcgagccagcggggaaaaaaaatattcgtattccgattgatcggactagccAGTCGGACCATGCGACCTAAGGGCTAGTTCAatgtcagtactttttgtaccgagaGGTTTCGGTTTTGTATTTGACATGATTGGACTCTCGAACATATATTTAGCCATACTGCCCTTAAGCATGTGAAGTTTTATAGGAAAGGTAATAAAATGTACCATTGTTATAATTTGAAACTTAATTTACTATGGcaacaaaaataattacaactTAATTTTGGCAAGGGTGCTTTGGAGTATAAAAaaggtataatttattatagaaaaaaaCTGGTCTAGACTAGAGTTTTATTTAGTCCACTCACAACGACTGTTAgtgcaaaaaatttaaatatttttcacatcatACATACTACCATTCAAACAATAATACCACTGCTGGGataatattattgatttatttgtagGTTATATCGTTCGAAATCATCCCAAAGCACCTTAAAAACAATCTTTAAGCGCGCGGTGGTTTTATACGATACGATAGACGCAGcgttagggtctccccaaactagtcgacgccgtttcggcaaatcgcgtacggaaaaagctttatgtcaacgcaataagagcgaataagtcgtaaatcggctcggcccacgcgaaacgacgtctttcgacgggaaaacggcgttttgccgtaaagctgttcgcgtTCGTACGaagctgtttgcagcctaccgcacacgttcgcattcataaatctccttataccgccgtacggtgccggaaagagttgaacggctccgatcacggccgagtacctacgataaggaccggtcagagctggcggaagccgttcgTCTTAGCAAATCCAATAAGAAGTCAAATTTTGTTGCGGTCATTccataataatcgtaaaacatttttggatcgagtctcaaacgaggatatcgtaaattaaattcaccttcacttaatctatattgccacaaaaaattaacccacggtcgcctccgcttttgctgctgttctagctcttccaacaagtaggctacgataaaaatgctggtaagcctttttttccatgcccgtctacgtaaaatatccatcatcacaggttattatataatatgtaataattaccaaggaaaataatcttacaggtctgttcaatttcaaactcaggttgttactaacaaccagtctccaaaaatgagatttacgattgccgatcacccgctgtcctacatctgttcgtcggactcaacggctgtacgtgtgctgtctgacgtctcgacggcaggacggagcacgggagagccgaccgtcgctttacaactgttgcgatagcaagtcgcaggcgatcgggcgtctctacggccgcaagaaggatgagactgctaaacgcaggtgtccaaccgcggagacggtcgatcggctaaatgcgaatagtgtggtgtaaaacactcggcgaaagccgactccgcgtcgactggtttggggagacccttaaaCGCATACGATCACGGAATGTAGGGCaaatgacaatgcgcttacTGCTGTGTTTACCGCGTAcctaaaataatacctacctatatctGATTTAAAACGGGTGTGCGGCAAACGCATCGCGTTTAACGTTAAtacgtttatcgcataaaacaaccgcgcgctttaaGTGTGTatacaagtataaaaaaataaatgcatCTTTATAATACCCTGTTCGTTACATATGATAGTAAAACAATTACCTAATAACCacaaattagatattttaccacatattaaatatttgcatTATATACCACTTTATGAATAACAATGTGAGTGGATATAAAAACGAGTCTGAACGTTTTTCCCGTGGACTCTTGATTTTGAATAGGACCGCATCATTTGATGTTGTAAAGTGGTTCTCGGAGAATATGTTCAACTTCCCTTCGATGCAGCACGCTCGCGCCGACTGCCGGTGTTGGAGCCTCCGCTCGACCCGTGTATACCAActgaaaacaaataataatatatatagatgCCATTCGAAAGTGATTTAAAAATCAGTTTTGTTTTGTGATGTATAAATACATGTATATTGAGATGCAATGCAATATATTGCAACTGCTTGTGACAGCTGAAGTAGACGGGGTTACACGAtccaatagggagcgtgcatgaattGTAGACGGCAGCACAGGCGCCCTCTATTCATTGGCGCgaatcattatatttatttttaagtttacatTTTTAGAGTTAAGTCACTAGACGGCAGACCCTACTATGCGAAATAGAGCCAGCGTGGATTGTCGGGAgcgggagggggggggggggggggggaggttaCCTACTTAGGAGCGTGAATTGTTTTCGTTTTCGATTCAggtcacgagatggcagaccctccaacaggCACGGTCTATACACGTGTTCTGGCAACTGAAGTTACCTCTTGAAATCTTACTTTACCACATAATGTGCCTACGGGGCAAGGCAACTTACAAGTAAGCACGTGTACGGTTTTTGATCAATAGGATCAAAGATACAACGTGTCATGTCGCCTActttattgaatttatttccATGTAATTGATATGCATGACTCATATCTATGGCGTATCTTCGCGGTTTGGAAAAATTGAACACGAAGTCAGTCATCCTTATTGTCAATTCATCTACTTACTAAATTCGAATAGCGCCTTATAAACTTAAAAGCTCATGTTAATACACTTACCTATAAGctctatttaattaaatttcttcGACAAATGTTCTAAGTTATGTAACAATGAAGTTAATATAAAATAGTGTGCGGAAGTTTGCAAGTTAGTCAGAGTCAGTGCAAATTGAGCATTGACCTGGCAAAGACGAGTTTAATCAAGTTCAGTAGATTTTCACTTCGTTTAGTACTGAGCCAGTTGACTGGCAGAGTAATAATTTGTACCAGATGCCTCTGGTATTAATTAAGATGCGCTCTTGGCACCGAACATGTCGCGGTGTCACGTGTACTGGCGCTAAAACAATTCTGTTCACTCGTGTCTCAGCTCAGCATTTGATTTCGCTTTCGTTAACGCACGAGTAATTGTATTTATTACGAATCGAACACCAATAGTACATTTCTTCATTCTTCAAATTTATATTCGTTATTTTTTAGACATTTTTACATTCGTAGAACAAAGTCTACGTTTTCGCTTCACTGACCCGCGTGTAAACATGAGAGCGCCTAAATTTCGTTACGGAAACCGAGGCATAGACATGCATACAAAATATGAATAACCATTTTTAATACTACTTACGTACTTCAAGGGTGAAAAACGGAATCTTATTACTAAGCATAAGGCCGTCCGTCTGCATGTCAGCGGGCTCTATCTCAAGAACCGTTATGTGTTGTGTTATATAGCTGATTTTTCGTTTCCCAAGGCATTGTGTTAACATTTTACCCACCTTTCTGCCTAATAAATTTTCAAAACGAGGTTTGACGAAGGTCCACGCTCCCATATTTCTATGTTCTTCTTGACTCCATATAAATtctaaaaagaaaaagaaatgtaaataaatgacataacCCTTTATTAGCGTAACCCTAGctgtaaaaaacaaaaatagttatttagcACAAAATAAACTTCGCGAGTTCGCTATTTCTCGGTAAGTTTCCGATCGGCGTCGATGTACCTAACTAATAGTACTAACAACGATGGGCAAGTTTTTCTACACAAGCGAgtgttttagaaaataatatattagcgattattatgtatttacagTGTAATTGAAGCAATCAAAAGACTGAATCTACatctaacataaataaatattgtttttgcagctggggtttcgttttttttttgcacgaAAATAGTCGATCGCTAGGTAAATAGATACGACTTTACTAGCTTTATCTCCACTAGCCGGAGACGCACCTAGCTAAAGTCCGTCTAAGCAAAAACTGCACTGACCTTGACGTAACCAAGCGTGGAATGTCACTAAAATGTCATGTTGTCATATGAATGTGACGTTTATAATGGTAACACTTCCAAATTTACTGTAAGTAGAAAATACTTCATCGGCCTAACCGAGGGAACAATCTTTTAGGGATGGTTAGAGAAATTAAATCTCTCCTCACTATATTAAGTATGGTGTAAACACGGATTGAGAAAATTCTATAATTATATCCGTCTCGAGAATCCAGCAAGGCAAGTGAAAGGTTTTTTATCCCTAAATGTAACTTACTTCTTGCATTGGCATATTTGTCGAGCTCGGTCTGCAGCGCCTGCAGCGGGAAGGGGCTGAGTGCCTCCAGCCTCACAATGGCTACATCTTCGATCCTAGCGCGCACTCGCTCTTTATGCAGCTCGTAGTAATGTTTCCCGCTCACAAGGATGACCCGCTTCACTTTTAGGGGGTCGGCTAATGGGTCGCCTGAAATGTTTTTATCATGGCAAAATTGAGCAACGAAAGCCCGGAGTGGCACGACTGGCCAGAGCTGACCAAGGTCACTACTAGTTAGTACTGGTGAGGGATGcaaaattctataaaaaatataatagctATTACTGAAGATGACAGCGAAGATGTGATGTGTTGACAGCGAAGGACCTCCATTTGTTCCATAGGCTGTCTATGTTACCTATCGAGCTTACAGCCTCCATGAGGTACGGTGCCCACTTACCTTCAGCAGGCGTATTATGATCGCGGTTATTACACATATTTAATAATGCACATACGTTTTATCACGTAGGCCGTGATAAGAACGACCATAGTAAGCCTTCTGGAAGGCATgtattaaaaagaaacatggtTCAAAATTACCAATAACAGGATTGAAATGTGTGCCAGGCGCGAAGTCCTGCAGAGGCGATACCGCGTCGGCCAACCGCAGCAGTATTTTTGGCGCCACCACCATCAGCGGCTTCCTGTAGTTGCGCACTATCTGATATTCGAACAAGCGAAGGTTACTTACTGTAGTTGCTAGTTGCATATGAATTTTGTATCCGGATAATGTTATATTATCAAGGTTATTTAACAATACGAGTTTATTCAAAGTTCTAAGCTCCAAAACATCAAACTTGGCATGTTTGCACGTAACTTTTAGATTTACAGATTTtctatttaaaacattaaaattgagGTCAGCAATGAAGCTTAAGGAGACTGTTAATGTAGTTGTAGGAAAGGCCATGTAGAGGCATACGATTTCGGAGTCCAGGCACACCTCTTTATGTTCGGATAGCTGCAGAAATCACTCAACCCTGCAGAAGAAATGCTTGGACCACGCGTTATACCTGTCTTCTTAAAAGATGGAAGTATTGCGCTGGAGTAGTAGGATTGGCGATGTGGAGGCACACAGTCTCGGAGTCCGGGGATGTCTCCTTACTATCAGATAGTTGCAGGAATCGCTCCATCCTGCATGAAGAGTGTTCTGAGCATGCACCGTCGTAGCCGTGTGGTAGCAACATTACTAGTCCGTTGCTTCTCATCCATTTAgctgttgttaaaaaaaaattacattttacacaATTGTAAGTAGAACAGTTCTATCTAAATTCTGATCAGATGAAGACTTCAAGTTATTACTATGACTTCAGATTGAAGTTGAATCGAATATTACTTAAAGGACCTACTGTAACCATGCAGTCCATGCACCATATCAATGAGACGTGAGAACAAAACACAAGTAAATATTATCGGGAACGCCGTGCGAGGAGCCTTTATAACCCTTGGCCGTGGAGCTGTGGTACTGCTACTTAGGGAATTTGGAAATCTCTGAAGGAAACCTAGACAAAACACCTCTTCGGTATTTAGGTACCGAAGTGGTGTTTTGCCAAGGTAGCATGCCTAAACTCCCGCCGTGGGGCAATTGTTCGTAACAAAGTATGTAGATGCTTAAGAATCGTGGGCCTTTGCTGTGCCAACTTGCAACAGTAGTTTACTTACATTCTCCAGAAGCGATGAAAGTATCAACGATGATCTGCGCGCCGTTGTAGAAGTCTCCAAACTGCGCTTCCCAAATGCACAGGTTCGCGGGCGAGTCGTACGCCATCCCGTATTCGTAGGCGAGCACCGCTTCTTCTGACAGGATGGAGTTTGCTACCTGTTAGAAACACCAACAATATATTATACtttaacttaattattttactatCAATTTCAGTCCATTATAGAGTTGAATTTATTGATTTCCAATATTGAATAATCAGCTTTTTCTGGGGTAAACAATTACAGGTTGTAAATGTAGTGTGTGTAGgtatcgtgttttaatttagaacggataagatttttttttgtcagaggTGCGGAGGTAATCATCATTGGATACTGCCAGCCCAGTTTTAGCAGCATAGCCGACTCAGCTGGGATTGCTCCAGCCGCCTACGGACTAAAACCCTCCACCCTGTCCAATGTTATGGTTCTGAAAACTCGGCGCTATCGGTATACACGTTGTTTTTCGGGTGTGTAACTGTGCAATCCGGGTTATGGAtacgggtttttttttttttttttttgaaagttttaaTGTGTCAATTGAAGACACAGGGtcctcgctagggatacgggcgaccctgtgcccgaggTGACATATGCGAATGATATTCatgttttatgcgatgccgggtccggcatcaccatcagtcaaacaatggtgatgctcatTTTTTGAGACCCGGCGTTGTTTATGTGTGTGAGCTttgatggacccatggtccccgcattgagtatgggcggccatgggcccagGTTGAGATTTGTGAAATTTTAGTTATGTTTTAGGTTGTTgcgtttttattagttttttttggtgaattttaatttggtttGTGTTATAATTAGTGTGAAATTTGCGAAGTGTTTGATATTGGATAGAGAATTAGTTTGGATTTTGAATTGGTGAAATTGGTtgtggttggagggaccgcagtagatATAAATAGAGcactcaacggacgctgctgcccgtccgtcggtttttcccttagtcgccttttacgacacccacgggacgagatggggtggtgctattctgacgccggcaccacacggcgggttaGAGATGATAGAGATGATGGGGGTTGATTTTTTAAGTGGGggtttgtattgaaatttttgGGTTGAATGTACGATTTGGGACCGCAGTAGATGTTGATGACAATActcgacggacgctgctgcccatacgtcggttttcccttagtcgccttttacgacacccacgggacgagatggggtggtgctattctgacgccggcaccacacggcgaaTGGATACGGGTTAGATAAGGCGCGTCAGAGGTTAGTATTTTAGGAGTGCTAAATCTAACACAGTATATATCGAAATTACTGAAATAATCATGGCATaggaaagaaaacaaaataattatcatttattattagTAGAGATTGctttttagtaataaaataaaactacctgTTCTTTACCTGTGCTTGTGTTGCTGTATTCTTTAGTATtgttttcttctattgaggtgtgcaataaagagtatttgtattatattgtatgtatgGATTTATGACGTGAATACATAACGACAATCTCCGCGATAAATAAGCGTTGTCGCTCTATTTTAAATCCTTTATTGAAGTAACCATTCAGTAACACGCACATGGACGTTAATCTCATAACCTCCTTCAGCGCCCGAGTTTAAAAAGGTTTTTCGACGTAAAGCGGTTGGCGACATCAATTCGCCCGTCCCTGGGATTACACTGACATCCCTTTGAAGTATAGTACCTAGTATAAGTTCCCGGTAGTTTATGACTACTTTCGACTCTGACTGATTTTATTACAAACGCAAGATGATATCTTTGGTAAAAGGTTAGTGAACTGCTAGCGGAAAATATAATATGCACAAATGCAGTAAAAACAAAATCGTTTAGTAATCAGTCttattgaattttaaaatgcattttGGTAAGATAGTTCAGAGtcgaaaatatacataatttatataaaacattttttgaaaatgttttctttttttttaagtacctaaatttTCATTATAAAAGACAGAGTTGAGAATAGAGGTCGATTCGCTTGAAACGAACTGATATTGACAAGCCGATTTCGCACGCACATACATataagtggagttcaatagaaaagacaaataatgtaaacaaaccaatttaagTAACTTCATTTCTTCATAATCACTTTTTGTGGACAAACATGATTTTGTTTATGATTTAAACCTTTTATTGATATCAATTACTAGTTGAAATATATGTTCATTTGTTCATGGCACTT harbors:
- the LOC133516359 gene encoding small lysine-rich protein 1, with translation MAGKGKGKKKEKKEKEEGDSKKAKKGGGRGKKGKSKGRCNVDMLTDAAMDNVYYGCHNVQELLQARGFHPPDFNKKKKKGKK